One Gelria sp. Kuro-4 DNA segment encodes these proteins:
- a CDS encoding serine dehydratase subunit alpha family protein encodes MEQGRLVALLKEQVAPAFGCTEPVACALAVARAREALGAPVQKIRLVTSPGVYKNGLGVGIPGTGARGIPIAAALGALIGEARRGLEVLAPTTAEAVRAAGAMVAAGAVTVSYDPARTGVYVDACVYSAGGSARAVIEGSHTNIVYVERDGEALLGTRPEAAQMREGGGTAAGEVGTPALAGLTLADLVHFAAAVPFAEIEFLLTGAQMNREAAHQGLTAGAGLGVGRQLASLVEAGKLPDGLITQAKLLTAAAADARMGGLPIPVMSSAGSGNHGITAIVPVTVVAERTGAGAEKLARALALSHLVTIYVKEFTGRLSPICGCSVAAGAGAAAAICWLLGGDAGAVGTAVKNLIANLAGMLCDGGKNGCALKLATTAAEAILAAELALGGAGVDGYDGIVGDTPEETIRNLGYVSSHGLAQADAAILTVLTRGQVSTF; translated from the coding sequence GTGGAACAAGGCCGGCTGGTGGCGCTCCTTAAGGAGCAGGTGGCGCCTGCCTTCGGCTGCACGGAACCGGTGGCCTGCGCCCTGGCGGTGGCGCGGGCGCGCGAGGCGCTGGGTGCCCCGGTGCAGAAGATCAGGCTGGTAACGAGCCCGGGAGTGTATAAGAACGGCTTGGGCGTGGGTATTCCTGGGACGGGGGCGCGGGGGATCCCCATTGCCGCTGCACTGGGCGCCCTCATCGGCGAGGCGCGGCGTGGGCTGGAGGTTTTGGCGCCGACCACTGCCGAGGCCGTGCGCGCGGCCGGAGCCATGGTGGCGGCGGGGGCGGTCACAGTGAGCTACGATCCGGCCCGGACAGGGGTGTACGTCGACGCCTGCGTGTACAGCGCCGGCGGCAGCGCCCGGGCAGTCATTGAAGGGAGCCACACCAACATCGTGTACGTAGAGCGGGACGGCGAGGCGCTCCTGGGGACGCGTCCGGAGGCGGCGCAGATGCGGGAAGGAGGAGGCACGGCTGCCGGTGAAGTGGGAACCCCCGCTTTAGCGGGCCTCACCCTGGCGGACCTGGTGCACTTTGCCGCCGCGGTTCCTTTCGCCGAGATCGAGTTTCTGCTGACGGGCGCCCAAATGAATCGGGAGGCGGCCCACCAAGGCCTCACCGCCGGTGCGGGACTGGGGGTGGGCCGGCAGCTGGCCAGTCTGGTGGAAGCGGGCAAACTGCCGGACGGCCTGATCACCCAGGCCAAGCTGCTTACCGCCGCGGCGGCCGACGCGCGCATGGGCGGGCTGCCCATCCCGGTGATGTCGAGTGCCGGCAGCGGCAATCACGGCATCACGGCCATCGTTCCCGTTACCGTAGTGGCGGAGCGCACCGGGGCCGGTGCCGAAAAGCTGGCGCGCGCCCTGGCCTTGAGCCATCTCGTTACAATCTACGTCAAGGAGTTCACCGGCCGGCTTTCACCCATTTGCGGCTGCTCCGTGGCTGCGGGTGCCGGGGCGGCGGCCGCTATCTGCTGGCTGCTGGGGGGCGATGCCGGCGCGGTGGGCACGGCCGTTAAAAACCTCATCGCCAACCTGGCCGGCATGCTCTGCGACGGCGGCAAGAACGGCTGTGCCCTCAAACTCGCCACCACGGCCGCCGAGGCTATCCTGGCGGCGGAGCTGGCGCTCGGCGGCGCCGGCGTCGACGGCTACGACGGCATTGTGGGCGACACGCCCGAGGAGACCATCCGCAACCTGGGTTACGTCAGCAGCCACGGCCTCGCCCAGGCCGATGCCGCCATCCTCACCGTCCTCACCCGGGGTCAGGTATCAACTTTTTAA
- a CDS encoding CTP synthase, which yields MAKFVFVTGGVVSSLGKGITAASLGRLLKSRGVKVTLQKFDPYINVDPGTMSPYQHGEVFVLEDGAETDLDLGHYERFIDRNLTRQSNVTTGTVYGTVIQKERRGDFLGGTVQVIPHITNEIKDRLHRLAQESGADVVIAEIGGTVGDIESLPFLEAIRQMKSDVGRDDVLYIHVTLVPYIEASGELKTKPTQHSVKELRSIGIQPDIIVCRTHRPLSDGVREKIALFCDTEKRAVIENRDVDCLYEIPLVLAQEGLDDIVVERLHLECGPRDLGEWEELVRRAKHPSGRVTVALVGKYVALHDAYLSVAEALHHAGIANDVGVDIRWLNAEDLEEGDPEELLAGAQGVVVPGGFGDRGTQGKILAARYAREHRVPYLGLCLGMQLAVVEFARDVLDWAGANSSEFDEASPYPVIDLLPEQKGITTKGGTMRLGAYPCHLVPGTHAHAAYGASVVQERHRHRYEFNNAYRAELEARGLKVAGTSPDGRLVEIIELADHPWFVGTQFHPELKSRPNRPHPLFREFIRAATGAKG from the coding sequence GTGGCGAAATTTGTATTTGTAACCGGCGGCGTGGTTTCGTCCCTGGGCAAAGGGATAACCGCCGCCTCCCTCGGGCGTCTGCTGAAAAGCCGCGGGGTGAAGGTGACCCTGCAGAAATTTGACCCTTACATCAACGTGGACCCGGGCACCATGAGCCCCTACCAGCACGGTGAGGTCTTCGTCCTCGAGGACGGGGCGGAAACGGACCTGGACCTCGGACATTACGAGCGCTTCATCGACCGCAATCTTACCCGGCAGAGCAACGTCACCACCGGCACTGTTTACGGCACCGTCATCCAAAAAGAGCGGCGCGGCGATTTCCTCGGCGGGACCGTCCAGGTTATCCCGCACATCACCAATGAGATCAAGGATCGCCTGCACCGGCTCGCCCAGGAGAGCGGTGCCGATGTTGTAATCGCCGAAATCGGCGGCACCGTGGGCGACATTGAGAGCCTGCCCTTTCTCGAGGCCATCCGCCAGATGAAAAGCGACGTGGGGCGCGACGACGTACTCTACATCCACGTCACTCTGGTTCCTTACATCGAGGCCTCGGGCGAGCTCAAGACCAAGCCCACCCAGCACAGCGTCAAGGAACTGCGCAGCATCGGCATTCAGCCGGACATCATCGTCTGCCGTACGCACCGGCCGCTTTCCGACGGGGTGCGCGAAAAGATCGCCCTCTTTTGCGACACGGAAAAACGCGCCGTTATTGAAAACCGGGACGTGGACTGCCTGTACGAGATCCCGCTCGTCCTCGCCCAGGAAGGACTGGACGACATTGTAGTGGAGCGGCTGCACCTGGAGTGCGGCCCGCGCGACCTGGGCGAGTGGGAGGAACTGGTGCGCCGCGCCAAGCACCCCTCGGGGCGCGTCACCGTGGCCCTGGTGGGCAAGTACGTGGCCCTGCACGACGCCTACCTGAGCGTGGCCGAGGCCCTGCACCATGCCGGCATCGCCAACGACGTGGGGGTGGACATCCGCTGGCTCAACGCCGAGGACTTGGAAGAGGGCGACCCGGAGGAGCTCCTGGCGGGGGCGCAGGGAGTGGTGGTGCCGGGCGGTTTTGGCGACCGCGGCACGCAGGGCAAGATCCTGGCGGCGCGTTACGCCCGCGAGCACCGCGTTCCCTACCTGGGCCTGTGCCTCGGGATGCAGCTGGCGGTGGTGGAGTTTGCGCGGGACGTGCTGGACTGGGCGGGCGCCAACAGCTCCGAGTTCGATGAAGCCAGCCCGTACCCCGTGATCGACCTCCTGCCGGAGCAGAAAGGCATCACCACCAAGGGCGGCACCATGCGCCTGGGGGCCTACCCCTGCCACCTGGTGCCGGGCACGCACGCCCACGCGGCCTATGGTGCGTCCGTGGTGCAGGAGCGGCACCGCCACCGCTATGAGTTCAACAACGCCTACCGGGCGGAGCTGGAGGCCCGCGGCCTGAAGGTGGCCGGCACCTCCCCCGACGGGCGGCTGGTGGAGATCATCGAGCTGGCCGACCACCCCTGGTTCGTCGGGACGCAGTTTCATCCCGAACTGAAGTCCCGCCCCAACCGGCCGCACCCGCTTTTTAGGGAATTCATTCGCGCGGCCACGGGGGCAAAGGGTTAG
- a CDS encoding sigma-54-dependent Fis family transcriptional regulator, producing MAELVAIKETVQNVAEAIAAVLDLDVSIIDRSYVRLGATGQYARELYAQAARDSLFDHILKSGRPGFIEDAGSSELCQRCQGRENCRELATLGQPISCRGRVVGVIGVVAFTPAQRERLKAGAGQLLNFLSRMAGLLESKLLLTEALLEETRRNQEVRENHISSSSLSPISFDDILGQAPALLAAKELARRVAASSSTVLIRGESGTGKEMFARAIHSAGPRAEHPFVAVNCASIPESLLESELFGYEAGAFTGAKRSGKVGKFELAQGGTLFLDEIGDLPLHLQPKLLRVLQERQVERVGGTHPIAVDVRIIAATNQDLEELIASRSFRSDLYYRLNVIPLAIPPLRERDGDILFLTRFFINKYCHLLERPLLELSPAAVQALAGHTWPGNVRELENCVEYAVNVAAGSSITPADLPTYLRRENARAAAAGEKGAGAGVAAAALPQGSLEQLVGAYENQILSQYLAAYGTSAEAKAEIASRLGISLATLYRRLHKYRGQVSTS from the coding sequence ATGGCGGAACTTGTGGCGATTAAAGAGACGGTCCAGAATGTGGCCGAGGCCATCGCCGCCGTTCTGGACCTGGACGTGAGCATCATCGACCGGTCCTATGTGCGCCTGGGGGCCACCGGACAGTATGCGCGGGAGCTTTATGCCCAGGCGGCTCGCGACTCCCTCTTCGACCACATCTTAAAATCCGGCCGCCCCGGCTTTATCGAGGATGCCGGCTCAAGCGAGCTCTGCCAAAGGTGCCAGGGGCGCGAAAACTGCCGCGAACTCGCCACCTTGGGCCAGCCCATCTCCTGCCGCGGGCGCGTGGTGGGCGTCATCGGCGTGGTGGCCTTTACCCCGGCCCAGCGCGAGCGCCTTAAGGCCGGCGCCGGACAGCTGCTCAACTTCTTGAGCCGCATGGCCGGCCTTCTGGAAAGCAAGCTCCTGCTTACCGAGGCGCTGCTGGAAGAGACGCGGCGCAACCAAGAAGTGCGGGAAAACCACATCTCCTCGAGCTCCCTGAGCCCCATCAGCTTTGACGACATCCTGGGGCAGGCCCCGGCCCTCCTGGCCGCCAAGGAGCTGGCGCGCCGCGTGGCCGCCTCAAGCTCCACCGTGCTCATCCGCGGCGAAAGCGGCACCGGCAAGGAGATGTTCGCCCGCGCCATCCACAGCGCCGGCCCGCGGGCGGAGCACCCCTTTGTGGCGGTAAACTGCGCCTCCATCCCGGAGAGCCTGCTGGAGAGCGAACTCTTCGGCTACGAGGCCGGCGCCTTTACCGGCGCCAAAAGGAGCGGCAAGGTGGGCAAGTTCGAGCTGGCGCAAGGCGGCACCCTCTTTTTGGACGAGATCGGCGACCTGCCGCTGCACCTGCAACCCAAGCTCCTGCGCGTTCTCCAGGAGCGGCAGGTGGAGCGGGTGGGGGGGACGCACCCCATCGCCGTGGATGTGCGCATCATCGCCGCCACCAACCAGGACCTGGAGGAACTCATCGCCAGCCGCTCCTTCAGGAGCGACCTGTACTACCGCTTAAACGTAATACCCCTGGCCATCCCGCCGCTGAGGGAGCGGGACGGTGACATCCTCTTCCTGACGCGTTTTTTCATTAATAAATACTGCCACCTGCTGGAGCGGCCCCTCCTTGAGCTCAGCCCGGCGGCCGTGCAGGCCCTCGCCGGCCACACCTGGCCGGGCAACGTGCGCGAGCTCGAGAACTGCGTGGAGTACGCGGTGAACGTGGCTGCCGGGAGCAGCATCACGCCGGCGGACCTGCCCACCTACCTGCGCCGCGAAAACGCCCGGGCGGCCGCAGCCGGGGAAAAAGGTGCGGGCGCCGGCGTGGCTGCCGCCGCCCTACCGCAGGGCAGCCTGGAACAGCTGGTGGGCGCCTACGAGAACCAGATCCTCTCCCAGTACCTCGCCGCCTACGGCACTTCCGCCGAGGCCAAGGCCGAGATCGCCTCCCGCCTCGGCATCTCCCTCGCCACCTTATACCGCCGCCTCCACAAGTATCGGGGTCAGGTATCAACTTCTTAA
- the rpoE gene encoding DNA-directed RNA polymerase subunit delta has protein sequence MERAGKDKSVIQLTLDRCYALLKQSRAPMNFRELLSAGWQGAQPGRDLSQSDLATLYTSLNLDPRFTPMGKGSWGLAEWRPRSSHSSVPATSLLGKSYQDDRCRLNGRTEDQDLEEAASDTLGGDEEKGASLDEDEEWFSGDGDE, from the coding sequence TTGGAACGGGCAGGAAAGGATAAGTCCGTGATTCAGCTTACCCTGGACCGGTGTTACGCGCTGCTGAAACAAAGCCGCGCGCCCATGAATTTTCGCGAGCTCTTAAGCGCCGGCTGGCAAGGGGCGCAGCCCGGGCGTGACCTTTCGCAGAGCGACCTGGCTACACTGTATACCAGCCTGAACCTGGATCCACGCTTTACACCCATGGGCAAGGGCAGCTGGGGCTTGGCCGAGTGGCGCCCGCGTTCTTCGCACTCCAGCGTGCCTGCAACCTCGCTCCTCGGCAAGAGCTACCAAGACGACCGCTGCCGTTTGAACGGCCGCACCGAGGACCAGGACCTGGAAGAGGCGGCTTCGGACACCCTGGGCGGCGACGAGGAAAAGGGCGCTTCCCTGGATGAGGACGAAGAGTGGTTTAGCGGCGATGGCGACGAATAG
- a CDS encoding MBL fold metallo-hydrolase yields the protein MKIRWCGHSCFLLTADSGLKLLTDPFDETVGYPLPTVAPDVVTVSHEHFDHNAVKVLPGTPDVVRGPGEHTVRGISIVGLATHHDDAGGARRGENTVFTMALDGLRVTHLGDLGHPLSAAQIMALRPVHVLMIPVGGYYTIDARQAKEVVDALNPNLVLPMHYKTDVMDFPIAGVEPFLNLVGGGERLRSTTLEVTPESLPERRRVVVLDYM from the coding sequence ATGAAAATCCGCTGGTGCGGGCATTCCTGCTTTTTGCTCACGGCCGACAGCGGCCTCAAACTGTTGACGGACCCCTTCGACGAGACGGTAGGCTACCCCCTGCCCACGGTGGCCCCCGACGTGGTCACCGTGAGCCACGAGCACTTTGACCACAACGCCGTCAAGGTGCTCCCGGGAACCCCGGACGTAGTGCGTGGGCCGGGCGAGCACACCGTGCGCGGGATCAGCATCGTCGGCCTGGCCACTCACCACGACGACGCGGGTGGGGCGCGGCGCGGCGAAAACACCGTGTTCACCATGGCCTTGGACGGGCTGCGGGTGACGCACCTGGGTGACCTGGGCCACCCGCTGAGCGCGGCGCAGATCATGGCCCTGCGCCCCGTACACGTCCTCATGATCCCGGTGGGCGGCTATTACACCATTGACGCGCGGCAGGCCAAAGAGGTGGTGGATGCCCTGAACCCGAATCTGGTTCTCCCCATGCACTACAAAACCGATGTGATGGACTTCCCCATTGCCGGCGTGGAGCCCTTCCTCAACCTGGTAGGCGGAGGGGAGCGCCTGCGTTCCACCACCCTGGAGGTTACACCCGAAAGCCTGCCCGAGCGGCGCCGCGTGGTCGTTTTAGATTACATGTAA
- a CDS encoding Na+/H+ antiporter NhaC family protein translates to MDNFGWLSILPPLVAITLAIVTREVLVSLVLGIFTGALILTAGSPVGAFTKAVDIIIKAVGDPEWNVRVLLFVLLLGGIVGLLARSGSPVSFSLWAVKRVKSRPLALVTTWLLGIIIFMDDYFNCLTVGTVMRPITDRYRVSRAKLAFIIDATAAPVCILVPLSTWVAYVISLLVPEFEHYGITLNPFQAFLAMVPYNLYAWLILIMVLATSFTDLEYGPMARHEHRALSEGVLYDESLGSPPGDDFASLEVAENSRPVDLVVPIVTLVVSTIAAMLATGGYGEKGFWDAIMNTDSATSLVYGATITIIVTTLFYHLRRVVPLRASMTAIVQGFKSMMVAVTILALAWSIGAICKELGTGAWVAGVVSQGLPAALVPAALFAASAFIAFATGTSWGTFAIMLPIAVPLANTIGLYLIPSLAAVLAGGTFGDHCSPISDTTIMSSTGGACHHVDHVNTQLPYAVTAAGVALVGFLTVSFLPSGWLVLAVSTALFLVVLKLLHSFWNEGAPAPLTGTVLRESEGR, encoded by the coding sequence ATGGACAATTTCGGGTGGTTATCTATTTTGCCGCCGCTGGTGGCCATTACCCTGGCCATCGTCACGCGCGAGGTACTCGTCTCCCTGGTGCTGGGCATCTTTACCGGCGCGCTCATCCTCACCGCAGGCAGCCCCGTTGGCGCCTTTACCAAGGCCGTCGACATCATCATTAAGGCCGTGGGGGATCCGGAATGGAACGTGCGCGTGCTGCTCTTTGTGCTTCTTCTGGGCGGCATCGTGGGGCTCCTGGCCCGCTCCGGCAGCCCGGTTTCCTTCAGCTTATGGGCAGTCAAGCGGGTGAAGAGCCGCCCCCTGGCGCTTGTCACTACCTGGCTTTTAGGTATCATCATCTTTATGGACGACTACTTCAACTGCCTCACGGTAGGCACGGTGATGCGCCCCATCACCGACCGCTACCGCGTTTCCCGCGCCAAGCTGGCCTTTATTATCGACGCCACTGCTGCTCCGGTGTGCATCCTGGTGCCGCTTTCCACCTGGGTGGCCTATGTGATCTCGCTCTTGGTGCCGGAATTCGAGCACTACGGCATCACCCTGAATCCCTTCCAGGCCTTTTTGGCCATGGTGCCGTACAACCTTTATGCCTGGCTGATCCTCATTATGGTGCTCGCCACCTCTTTCACCGACCTCGAATACGGACCCATGGCCCGCCACGAACACCGCGCGCTCAGCGAGGGCGTCCTGTACGACGAGTCGCTGGGTTCCCCGCCGGGCGACGATTTCGCTTCCCTTGAGGTGGCGGAAAACAGCCGCCCGGTGGACCTGGTGGTGCCCATTGTCACCCTGGTGGTGAGCACCATCGCCGCCATGCTCGCCACCGGCGGTTACGGCGAGAAGGGCTTCTGGGACGCCATCATGAACACCGATTCGGCCACCTCCCTGGTTTACGGCGCCACCATCACCATCATCGTCACCACCCTCTTCTACCACTTGCGGCGCGTGGTTCCCCTGCGCGCCTCTATGACGGCCATCGTGCAGGGCTTTAAGTCCATGATGGTGGCGGTGACCATCCTTGCCCTGGCCTGGAGCATCGGCGCCATCTGTAAGGAGCTCGGCACCGGCGCCTGGGTGGCCGGGGTGGTTTCCCAGGGCCTGCCGGCGGCCCTGGTACCGGCGGCGCTCTTTGCAGCCTCCGCCTTCATCGCCTTTGCCACCGGCACCTCCTGGGGCACCTTCGCCATCATGCTGCCCATCGCCGTGCCGCTGGCCAACACCATCGGGCTCTACCTGATCCCGTCGCTGGCTGCCGTGCTGGCCGGCGGGACCTTCGGCGACCACTGCTCCCCCATTTCCGACACCACCATCATGTCCTCCACGGGCGGCGCCTGCCACCACGTGGACCACGTCAACACGCAGCTGCCCTACGCCGTAACGGCGGCCGGGGTGGCCCTCGTGGGCTTTCTCACCGTCAGCTTTCTTCCCAGCGGCTGGCTCGTTTTGGCGGTGAGCACCGCGCTTTTTCTCGTGGTGCTGAAGCTCCTCCACTCCTTCTGGAACGAAGGGGCACCGGCACCGCTTACCGGCACGGTGCTGCGGGAGAGCGAAGGCCGCTGA